A window of Amycolatopsis australiensis contains these coding sequences:
- a CDS encoding S53 family peptidase, giving the protein MRRTPVFAAAFTVALAVTAPVAEAAPAQHGHAQRVCSAAPAGFAACNAWIDTDAVPAAAAAMPSGLGPADLLSAYNLGTLAGSAGAGRTIAIVDAYDAPTAFADVNVYRAQYGIPALASCTPSSVDASTTPCFAKADQSGGTTYPRKDGGWAQEISLDLDMTSAICPKCNILLVEATTPSMANLGTAVNTAVGLGAEVVSNSYGGSEYSGETTDESQYFNHPGVAVTVSSGDSGYGVEFPAASRYVTAVGGTSLTKASNTRGWSETAWSGAGSGCSAYVAKPSWQSDSGCGKRTVADVSAVADPATGVAVYDSTAYQGRSGWMVFGGTSVAAPLVGGVYALGGVSGVTGANTVYSHTSSLYDVSGGSNGSCGGGYLCTAVTGYDGPTGLGTPNGAAAF; this is encoded by the coding sequence GTGCGTAGAACGCCAGTATTCGCCGCAGCCTTCACCGTCGCCCTCGCCGTCACGGCGCCCGTCGCCGAGGCGGCCCCCGCCCAGCACGGGCACGCCCAGCGCGTCTGCTCGGCCGCCCCCGCCGGGTTCGCCGCCTGCAACGCCTGGATCGACACCGACGCCGTCCCCGCGGCGGCCGCCGCCATGCCGTCCGGGCTGGGCCCGGCCGACCTGCTCTCCGCCTACAACCTCGGCACGCTCGCGGGCAGCGCCGGTGCCGGCCGCACGATCGCTATCGTGGACGCCTACGACGCCCCGACCGCCTTCGCCGACGTCAACGTCTACCGCGCCCAGTACGGCATCCCCGCACTGGCGTCCTGCACGCCGTCGTCGGTCGACGCGAGCACCACGCCGTGCTTCGCCAAGGCCGACCAGAGCGGCGGTACCACCTACCCGCGCAAGGACGGCGGCTGGGCCCAGGAGATCTCGCTCGACCTCGACATGACGTCGGCGATCTGCCCGAAGTGCAACATCCTGCTGGTCGAGGCGACCACGCCGAGCATGGCGAACCTCGGCACCGCCGTGAACACCGCGGTGGGGCTCGGTGCCGAGGTGGTCAGCAACTCCTACGGCGGCAGCGAGTACTCCGGCGAGACGACCGACGAAAGCCAGTACTTCAACCACCCCGGTGTCGCCGTCACGGTCAGCTCGGGCGACTCCGGCTACGGCGTCGAGTTCCCCGCGGCGTCGCGCTACGTGACCGCCGTCGGCGGCACCAGCCTCACGAAGGCGTCGAACACCCGCGGCTGGAGCGAGACAGCGTGGAGCGGCGCGGGCAGTGGCTGCTCGGCGTACGTCGCCAAGCCGTCCTGGCAGTCCGACAGCGGCTGCGGCAAGCGGACGGTGGCCGACGTCAGCGCGGTCGCCGACCCGGCCACCGGTGTCGCGGTCTACGACAGCACGGCCTACCAGGGCCGCTCCGGCTGGATGGTGTTCGGCGGCACCAGCGTCGCGGCCCCGCTCGTCGGCGGCGTCTACGCGCTCGGCGGGGTCAGCGGCGTCACCGGCGCGAACACTGTGTACTCGCACACATCGTCGCTCTACGACGTGAGCGGCGGCAGCAACGGCTCGTGCGGCGGCGGCTACCTGTGCACCGCCGTGACCGGCTACGACGGCCCGACCGGCCTCGGCACGCCGAACGGCGCGGCCGCCTTCTGA
- a CDS encoding GntR family transcriptional regulator: protein MNERQPLAATRQRVREELRERILTGRLRPGDRLVERELAEDLGVSRVPVREAIRSLEAEGFVVVQSPRRVVVRQLARIDVEELFDVREALEGLAAGLAAERAGAAELKRLERMLADAARATARGDAARITVLNSRFHDEIVAVAGNGLLSTMLQPLEGRLRWLTSQNEHWTDLLGEHRRLYEAIASGDPDRAKASAVEHVRVNREVTLRSLFGDEPGERPAG from the coding sequence GTGAACGAGCGGCAGCCCCTCGCGGCCACCCGGCAGCGGGTGCGGGAAGAGCTGCGCGAACGGATCCTCACCGGCCGTCTCCGCCCGGGCGACCGGCTGGTCGAGCGCGAACTGGCCGAGGACCTCGGCGTCTCGCGCGTCCCCGTCCGCGAGGCCATCCGCAGCCTCGAAGCCGAGGGGTTCGTCGTCGTCCAATCGCCGCGCCGGGTCGTCGTCCGGCAGCTGGCGCGGATCGACGTCGAGGAGCTGTTCGACGTCCGGGAGGCGCTCGAAGGGCTCGCCGCGGGGCTCGCCGCAGAGCGTGCCGGCGCGGCGGAGCTGAAGCGGCTGGAGCGGATGCTCGCCGACGCCGCCCGCGCGACGGCCCGGGGCGACGCGGCCCGGATCACCGTGCTCAACTCGCGGTTCCACGACGAGATCGTGGCCGTCGCCGGCAACGGGCTGCTGAGCACGATGCTGCAGCCGCTGGAGGGCAGGCTGCGCTGGCTGACGAGCCAGAACGAGCACTGGACGGACCTGCTCGGCGAGCACCGCCGGCTCTACGAGGCGATCGCGTCCGGGGACCCGGACCGCGCGAAGGCGTCCGCGGTCGAGCACGTGCGGGTGAACCGTGAGGTGACCCTGCGTTCCCTCTTCGGCGACGAGCCCGGCGAGCGGCCTGCGGGCTGA